The proteins below come from a single Ailuropoda melanoleuca isolate Jingjing chromosome 1, ASM200744v2, whole genome shotgun sequence genomic window:
- the LRRIQ4 gene encoding leucine-rich repeat and IQ domain-containing protein 4, whose translation MSNDIKSVGPASNIHPKGDPQQASSRTFFIDASNQSLTTIPSQILELEELEEAHLENNRIEAIPRGIQRLKNVRILYLNENKLRALCPELGRLSSLEGLDLSHNPLLRSSLPVLGGLRRLRELRLYHTGLAEIPVGLCKLLHHLELLGLSGNDLKSLPKEIENQTKLREIYLKQNQFEVFPPELCVLYDLEVIDLDKNRLTAVPEEIGNLTRLQKFYVAHNSLPVLPESLGRCSRLSVLDLSYNRLHSIPHTLAELTGMTEIGLSGNPLEKVPRLICRWTSVHLLYLCNTGLRGLRRSFRRLGNLRFLDLSQNHLERCPSEVSALKHLEILALDDNKIWQLPSDFGSLSKLKMLGLTGNQFLSFPEEILPLESLEKLYIGQDQGAKFTSLPEHISKLQSLKELYIENNHLEYLPTSLGSMPNLEILDCRHNRLKQLPDSICQAQALKELLLEDNLITCLPENLDSLVNLKVLTLVDNPLEDPPREVCAEGIQAIWANFKKKRNMKIMATKIQAWWRGTMVRKGLGRFEELQNLLKKGKNSPKDKKGKKDVKGKTAKKNKK comes from the exons ATGTCAAATGACATAAAATCAGTAGGCCCTGCATCGAATATTCATCCGAAAGGTGATCCACAACAGGCCTCCAGCAGAACATTTTTCATCGATGCTTCTAATCAGAGCTTGACCACCATTCCATCGCAGATCTTAGAATTAGAAGAACTCGAAGAAGCGCATCTGGAAAACAACCGGATTGAAGCAATCCCCCGGGGTATCCAGCGTTTGAAGAACGTCCGGATCCTCTACCTGAACGAGAACAAGCTGCGCGCGCTGTGCCCAGAGCTGGGCAGGCTGAGCAGCCTGGAGGGCCTGGACCTGAGCCACAACCCGCTCCTGCGCTCGTCCCTTCCGGTGCTCGGCGGCCTGCGGCGGCTGCGCGAGCTGCGCCTCTACCACACCGGCCTGGCCGAGATCCCCGTCGGCCTTTGCAAACTCCTGCACCATCTCGAGCTGCTCGGGCTGTCCGGCAACGACCTGAAATCTCTGCCCAAGGAAATCGAGAACCAGACCAAACTGAGGGAGATCTACCTGAAGCAAAACCAGTTTGAGGTTTTCCCTCCGGAGCTCTGTGTTCTCTACGACCTGGAGGTCATTGACCTGGATAAGAACAGACTAACTGCCGTCCCAGAAGAGATTGGGAACCTGACAAGGCTGCAGAAGTTCTACGTAGCTCACAACAGCCTGCCCGTTCTCCCCGAGTCGCTGGGCCGCTGCAGCCGACTGTCGGTGCTGGATCTGTCCTACAACCGCCTGCACTCGATCCCGCACACCCTGGCCGAGCTGACCGGGATGACGGAGATCGGGCTGAGCGGCAACCCCCTGGAGAAGGTGCCGAGGCTCATCTGCAGGTGGACCTCCGTGCATCTGCTGTACCTCTGCAACACCGGCCTGCGGGGGCTGCGGCGCTCCTTCCGGCGCCTGGGCAACTTGCGCTTCCTGGATCTCAGCCAGAACCATCTGGAGCGCTGTCCGTCGGAGGTCAGCGCGCTGAAGCACCTGGAGATCCTGGCGCTGGATGATAATAAAATATGGCAG TTACCATCAGACTTTGGCTCACTTTCAAAGCTGAAGATGCTTGGATTGACAGGAAATCAGTTCCTTTCGTTTCCAGAAGAAATCCTTCCTTTAGAGTCTTTAGAGAAATTATACATTGGGCAAGACCAGGGAGCCAAGTTCACCTCTCTGCCAGAACACATTAGTAAACTACAG AGTCTTAAAGAGCTGTACATAGAGAACAATCATCTGGAGTACCTGCCCACATCCTTGGGATCAATGCCTAACCTGGAAATTCTGGACTGTCGCCACAACCGGCTTAAGCAACTTCCAGATTCCATTTGCCAAGCACAAG CTTTGAAAGAATTACTGCTTGAGGACAACTTGATCACCTGTCTTCCAGAGAATTTGGATAGTCTGGTGAATCTCAAGGTTTTGACGCTGGTGGACAACCCCCTGGAGGACCCCCCAAGAGAAGTGTGTGCTGAAGGCATACAGGCTATATgggcaaactttaaaaaaaaaagaaacatgaagataATGGCAACAAAG